A genomic segment from Leopardus geoffroyi isolate Oge1 chromosome A2, O.geoffroyi_Oge1_pat1.0, whole genome shotgun sequence encodes:
- the RARRES2 gene encoding retinoic acid receptor responder protein 2 isoform X2 → MWQLLIPVALWLGMVGLGRAELTAAQQRGLQVALEEFHKHPPVQWAFKEIGVDSATDTRKRKCLACIKLNSADKVLGRMVHCPILTQVQRNFVPLPGQQEVTSERPTSHPRAQGGRSHYPRANKTALPDSCSPPLVWPPSRLNCGSEVLQEGQETSRPCWGKRSSRTNDRQRCFRQQKDLIGISESEDGQRRLQGPTGQGGPQQRVL, encoded by the exons ATGTGGCAGCTGCTGATCCCCGTGGCCCTGTGGCTGGGCATGGTGGGCCTGGGCAGAGCAGAGCTCACGGCGGCCCAGCAGCGGGGCCTGCAGGTGGCCCTGGAAGAATTCCACAAGCACCCGCCTGTTCAGTGGGCCTTCAAGGAGATTGGCGTGGACAGTGCCACAGACACG aggaagCGGAAATGCCTGGCCTGCATCAAGCTGAACTCTGCCGACAAAGTCTTAGGCCGGATGGTCCACTGCCCCATACTCACGCAGGTCCAACGG aATTTTGTCCCGCTTCCCGGACAGCAGGAGGTAACCAGTGAAAGACCCACCTCCCATCCCCGCGCCCAGGGAGGACGATCCCATTATCCCCGAGCTAATAAAACTGCTCTCCCAGATTCGTGCTCTCCTCCTCTTGTATGGCCTCCTTCTCGGCTCAACTGTGGGAGCGAGGTCTTACAGGAGGGACAGGAGACTTCCCGTCCGTGCTGGGGAAAACGAAGCTCACGCACGAATGACCGGCAGCGATGCTTCCGCCAACAGAAAGATTTAATAGGGATCAGTGAGAGTGAGGATGGGCAGCGAAGGCTCCAGGGTCCCACGGGACAGGGGGGACCACAGCAGAGGGTCCTCTGA
- the LRRC61 gene encoding leucine-rich repeat-containing protein 61 isoform X2, which yields MEPQAEKPGEADGARITPQLLKSRSGEFALESILLLKLRGLGLVDLGCLGECLALEWLDLSGNALTQLGPLASLRRLVVLNVSDNRLTGLEPLAACENLQSLNAAGNLLATPGQLQCLAGLRGLECLRLRDPLARLGNPLCASPSYSTLVRELLPGLKVIDGERVTGRGSEFYQLCRDLDSSLRPGSSPGPRAAEVQPWVEPGYWESWPPRSSSILEEACRQFQDTLRECHELDRQASDSLARAEQALGPAGAASSFVF from the coding sequence ATGGAGCCCCAGGCTGAGAAGCCAGGAGAGGCGGATGGGGCGCGCATCACACCGCAGCTGCTCAAGTCGCGCTCGGGTGAGTTCGCCCTGGAGTCCATCCTGCTGCTGAAGCTTCGGGGTCTGGGACTGGTGGACCTGGGCTGCCTGGGGGAGTGCCTGGCTCTCGAGTGGCTGGACCTGTCCGGCAACGCGCTCACCCAGCTGGGCCCGCTGGCCTCCTTGCGCCGGCTGGTGGTGCTCAATGTCTCCGACAACCGGCTGACGGGGCTGGAGCCGCTGGCCGCCTGCGAGAACCTGCAGAGTCTCAATGCTGCGGGCAACCTGCTGGCCACCCCTGGGCAGCTGCAGTGTCTGGCCGGCCTGCGGGGCCTCGAGTGCCTGCGGCTCCGGGACCCCTTGGCCCGACTCGGCAACCCGCTGTGCGCCAGCCCCTCCTACTCCACGCTGGTCCGAGAGCTGCTGCCCGGCCTGAAGGTCATCGATGGCGAGCGTGTGACCGGGCGTGGCAGTGAGTTCTACCAGCTGTGCCGGGACCTGGACAGTTCCTTGCGCCCCGGCTCCAGCCCGGGCCCGAGAGCCGCCGAGGTGCAGCCCTGGGTAGAGCCAGGGTACTGGGAGTCGTGGCCCCCCCGGAGCAGCTCCATCCTGGAGGAGGCGTGCCGGCAGTTCCAGGACACGCTGCGGGAGTGCCACGAGCTGGACCGCCAGGCCAGCGACAGCCTGGCCCGGGCCGAGCAGGCGCTCGGCCCTGCGGGCGCCGCCTCATCCTTTGTGTTTTGA
- the RARRES2 gene encoding retinoic acid receptor responder protein 2 isoform X1 — protein sequence MWQLLIPVALWLGMVGLGRAELTAAQQRGLQVALEEFHKHPPVQWAFKEIGVDSATDTLFPAGTFVRLEFKLQQTSCRKKDWKKAECKVKPNGRKRKCLACIKLNSADKVLGRMVHCPILTQVQRNFVPLPGQQEVTSERPTSHPRAQGGRSHYPRANKTALPDSCSPPLVWPPSRLNCGSEVLQEGQETSRPCWGKRSSRTNDRQRCFRQQKDLIGISESEDGQRRLQGPTGQGGPQQRVL from the exons ATGTGGCAGCTGCTGATCCCCGTGGCCCTGTGGCTGGGCATGGTGGGCCTGGGCAGAGCAGAGCTCACGGCGGCCCAGCAGCGGGGCCTGCAGGTGGCCCTGGAAGAATTCCACAAGCACCCGCCTGTTCAGTGGGCCTTCAAGGAGATTGGCGTGGACAGTGCCACAGACACG CTCTTCCCTGCAGGGACCTTTGTGAGGCTGGAATTTAAGCTCCAGCAGACGAGCTGCCGgaagaaagactggaaaaaaGCTGAGTGCAAAGTCAAGCCCAATGGG aggaagCGGAAATGCCTGGCCTGCATCAAGCTGAACTCTGCCGACAAAGTCTTAGGCCGGATGGTCCACTGCCCCATACTCACGCAGGTCCAACGG aATTTTGTCCCGCTTCCCGGACAGCAGGAGGTAACCAGTGAAAGACCCACCTCCCATCCCCGCGCCCAGGGAGGACGATCCCATTATCCCCGAGCTAATAAAACTGCTCTCCCAGATTCGTGCTCTCCTCCTCTTGTATGGCCTCCTTCTCGGCTCAACTGTGGGAGCGAGGTCTTACAGGAGGGACAGGAGACTTCCCGTCCGTGCTGGGGAAAACGAAGCTCACGCACGAATGACCGGCAGCGATGCTTCCGCCAACAGAAAGATTTAATAGGGATCAGTGAGAGTGAGGATGGGCAGCGAAGGCTCCAGGGTCCCACGGGACAGGGGGGACCACAGCAGAGGGTCCTCTGA
- the RARRES2 gene encoding retinoic acid receptor responder protein 2 isoform X3 codes for MWQLLIPVALWLGMVGLGRAELTAAQQRGLQVALEEFHKHPPVQWAFKEIGVDSATDTLFPAGTFVRLEFKLQQTSCRKKDWKKAECKVKPNGRKRKCLACIKLNSADKVLGRMVHCPILTQVQREPEEQHEGQCSRVERAGEDPHSYYFPGQFAFFKALPPS; via the exons ATGTGGCAGCTGCTGATCCCCGTGGCCCTGTGGCTGGGCATGGTGGGCCTGGGCAGAGCAGAGCTCACGGCGGCCCAGCAGCGGGGCCTGCAGGTGGCCCTGGAAGAATTCCACAAGCACCCGCCTGTTCAGTGGGCCTTCAAGGAGATTGGCGTGGACAGTGCCACAGACACG CTCTTCCCTGCAGGGACCTTTGTGAGGCTGGAATTTAAGCTCCAGCAGACGAGCTGCCGgaagaaagactggaaaaaaGCTGAGTGCAAAGTCAAGCCCAATGGG aggaagCGGAAATGCCTGGCCTGCATCAAGCTGAACTCTGCCGACAAAGTCTTAGGCCGGATGGTCCACTGCCCCATACTCACGCAGGTCCAACGG GAGCCTGAGGAACAGCACGAGGGGCAGTGCAGCAGGGTGGAGCGTGCAGGAGAGGACCCCCACAGCTACTACTTCCCGGGACAATTTGCCTTCTTCAAGGCCCTGCCCCCCAGCTGA